The following are encoded in a window of Mycolicibacterium tusciae JS617 genomic DNA:
- a CDS encoding tRNA (adenine-N1)-methyltransferase: protein MNRTGPFAVGDRVQLTDAKGRHYTMLLKPGGEFHTHRGIIDLDSVIGLPEGSVVKSTNGDQFLVLRPLLVDYVMSMPRGAQVVYPKDAAQIVHEGDIFPGARVLEAGAGSGALTCSLLRAVGSEGQVTSYDVREDHAEHALRNVETFFGERPDNWDLVIADVGDYAGPEVDRVVLDMLAPWEVLESVANALVAGGVLMIYVATVTQLSRTVEALREQTCWTEPRAWESMQRGWHVVGLAVRPQHTMRGHTAFLINVRKLAPGAIAPMPLRRKRQLGGSI from the coding sequence GTGAACAGGACCGGGCCATTCGCAGTCGGTGATCGCGTGCAGCTCACCGACGCGAAGGGCAGGCACTACACGATGCTGCTGAAGCCTGGCGGCGAGTTTCACACGCATCGCGGGATCATCGACCTCGACAGCGTCATCGGGCTGCCCGAGGGCAGCGTGGTCAAGTCCACCAATGGCGATCAGTTCCTCGTGCTGAGACCGCTGCTGGTCGACTACGTGATGTCGATGCCCCGCGGCGCACAGGTCGTTTACCCGAAGGATGCCGCCCAGATCGTGCACGAGGGAGACATCTTCCCCGGCGCACGCGTGCTGGAGGCCGGCGCCGGCTCGGGTGCGCTGACGTGCTCGCTGCTGCGCGCCGTCGGTTCGGAAGGACAGGTCACTTCGTACGACGTGCGCGAGGACCACGCCGAGCATGCGCTGCGCAACGTGGAGACGTTCTTCGGGGAACGCCCCGACAACTGGGATCTGGTGATCGCGGACGTCGGCGACTATGCGGGCCCCGAAGTGGACCGGGTCGTACTCGACATGCTGGCTCCGTGGGAGGTGCTTGAGTCCGTTGCCAATGCCCTCGTTGCCGGCGGCGTGCTGATGATCTACGTCGCGACTGTGACTCAACTCTCACGCACGGTCGAGGCATTGCGTGAACAGACGTGCTGGACCGAGCCGCGAGCCTGGGAGAGCATGCAGCGCGGGTGGCATGTTGTCGGGCTGGCCGTGCGCCCGCAACACACGATGCGCGGGCACACCGCGTTTCTGATCAACGTGCGCAAATTGGCACCGGGTGCGATCGCGCCCATGCCGCTGCGGCGCAAGCGTCAACTCGGCGGGTCCATTTAG
- a CDS encoding threonine/serine ThrE exporter family protein has protein sequence MPSESDDPAADRDAAASRFVAALGATMSAANYPVTMVSAVMSATSKAYGLDNQFLALPNYVQVGSPTGESLYISNPDFVLRYDQSFPLAKLVARAPSGTVAPEDGMAEIERIRNLDRRFPVWLTIGGYAVQSTGLALILQPTPLSLIGAATLGLLVGVLSVAGRRIEAIGYMLPTVCAFLVAYIVFSFHNRFHVGIDSLRALAAPLATFLPGAAITLAVIELSTRHVVSGASRLVAGFMQIAQLAFGILIAAQLAGVADTNLVTTELNRLGPWAPVLGVLVYGIGIWLNFAPPTSFLPWMALMLYTAYAGQWIGNELLGSYASGFGGGLTLILIALAISHRPNTPPTMSLVLPGFWLLVPGCLGFMGVTQLIGTHSTAVFGATLISMMSIAVGVQTGLLLWRAAVQLTSTPGRPVLHD, from the coding sequence GTGCCGTCTGAGAGCGACGACCCAGCTGCCGACCGCGACGCCGCGGCGAGCCGGTTCGTCGCTGCGCTCGGTGCCACCATGTCGGCGGCCAATTATCCGGTGACGATGGTGAGCGCCGTGATGTCGGCGACCTCGAAGGCCTACGGGCTCGACAACCAGTTCCTCGCACTGCCGAATTACGTCCAAGTCGGAAGTCCGACAGGCGAGAGCCTCTACATCTCGAACCCCGACTTCGTCCTGCGCTACGACCAGTCGTTTCCGCTCGCAAAGCTGGTAGCGCGTGCACCGAGCGGGACGGTCGCCCCCGAGGACGGAATGGCCGAAATCGAGCGAATCCGCAACCTGGACAGGCGATTTCCGGTGTGGCTGACAATCGGAGGATACGCGGTACAAAGCACCGGCTTGGCCCTGATCCTTCAGCCGACACCGTTGAGCCTCATCGGCGCGGCGACCTTGGGTCTGCTGGTCGGTGTGCTGTCGGTGGCGGGCCGGCGCATCGAGGCGATCGGCTACATGCTGCCGACCGTCTGCGCATTCCTGGTCGCCTACATCGTGTTCTCGTTTCACAATCGCTTCCACGTCGGAATCGACAGCCTGCGCGCGCTCGCCGCTCCCTTGGCGACCTTCCTTCCCGGCGCGGCCATCACCCTCGCGGTCATCGAGTTGTCGACCCGCCACGTGGTATCGGGCGCCAGCCGACTGGTCGCCGGTTTCATGCAGATCGCCCAGCTGGCGTTCGGGATACTGATCGCCGCGCAGCTCGCGGGCGTCGCCGACACCAACCTCGTCACCACCGAACTCAACCGGCTCGGGCCGTGGGCGCCCGTCCTCGGCGTACTGGTGTACGGAATCGGCATCTGGCTGAACTTCGCTCCGCCGACGAGTTTCCTGCCATGGATGGCGTTGATGCTGTACACCGCCTACGCCGGCCAGTGGATCGGCAACGAGCTGCTCGGCAGTTATGCCAGCGGTTTCGGCGGCGGGCTGACGCTGATCCTGATCGCGCTGGCGATATCGCACCGCCCGAACACGCCTCCGACCATGTCGCTGGTGCTTCCCGGCTTTTGGCTGCTGGTCCCCGGATGCCTCGGCTTCATGGGCGTGACCCAGCTGATCGGCACCCACAGCACCGCTGTGTTCGGCGCCACCCTGATCTCGATGATGTCCATCGCCGTCGGCGTACAGACCGGCCTGCTGTTGTGGCGGGCGGCGGTCCAGCTGACCTCCACCCCTGGGCGTCCGGTGCTCCATGATTGA
- a CDS encoding DUF4126 family protein: MTHVLVLVLALLIGVIAGLRAMTAPAVVAWGAMLGWIDVDGKWSEWVAHPITVTVLTIFLLVELVTDQLPKTPSRKTTPQFATRLIMGAFAGAVIGSAFFHTFSSIGAGIIGAVLGTLGGAAVRTKLYEANNGKDRPGAFIEDVVAVGGGFLIAFLVSLV, from the coding sequence ATGACGCATGTCCTCGTTCTCGTGCTCGCTCTGCTGATCGGCGTGATCGCCGGTCTGCGAGCGATGACCGCCCCGGCGGTGGTCGCCTGGGGGGCCATGCTGGGCTGGATCGACGTCGACGGCAAATGGTCGGAGTGGGTGGCCCACCCGATCACCGTCACCGTTCTCACGATCTTCCTTCTCGTGGAATTGGTCACCGATCAGCTGCCGAAAACGCCGAGTCGCAAGACGACACCCCAGTTCGCCACCCGTCTCATCATGGGTGCTTTCGCGGGCGCGGTGATCGGCAGCGCGTTCTTCCACACCTTCAGTTCGATCGGAGCAGGCATTATCGGTGCCGTGCTGGGGACGTTGGGCGGGGCGGCGGTCCGAACGAAGCTCTATGAAGCCAACAACGGTAAGGACCGGCCGGGTGCATTCATCGAAGACGTGGTGGCGGTCGGCGGCGGATTCCTGATCGCCTTCCTGGTCAGCCTCGTCTAA
- a CDS encoding DUF503 domain-containing protein — protein sequence MWIGWLEFDLLLGDVHSLKQKRSVIRPVIAELHRRFAVSAAETGSMDLHRRAGVGIALVSADRGHVVDVLDAAERLVAARPEMELLSTRRGLRRSTDD from the coding sequence GTGTGGATCGGCTGGCTCGAGTTCGACTTGCTTCTCGGGGATGTGCACTCGCTCAAGCAGAAGCGGTCCGTCATCCGGCCGGTCATCGCCGAATTGCACCGCCGATTCGCGGTCTCGGCAGCCGAGACCGGCTCGATGGACCTACACAGGCGTGCAGGCGTTGGCATCGCATTGGTGTCTGCTGACCGCGGCCATGTCGTCGACGTGCTCGACGCCGCCGAGCGACTTGTGGCTGCGCGACCCGAGATGGAGCTGTTGTCCACCCGGCGCGGGCTGCGGCGCAGCACAGACGACTAA
- a CDS encoding DUF732 domain-containing protein, translating into MKKLLVGTIGALALGLALAAPASADEATFYEEVQAGGIEPNEAALSMGQAVCNEIAAGVPEGTTVVSIYTNTSNDITAEHAQVLYDAAAANLCA; encoded by the coding sequence ATGAAGAAGCTTTTGGTAGGCACGATCGGCGCGTTGGCACTTGGCCTGGCGCTCGCAGCACCGGCATCTGCGGATGAAGCGACGTTCTACGAGGAAGTCCAGGCGGGCGGCATCGAGCCGAACGAAGCGGCGCTCAGCATGGGCCAGGCAGTATGCAACGAGATCGCCGCCGGCGTCCCCGAGGGCACCACCGTGGTGTCCATCTACACGAACACCAGCAACGACATCACCGCCGAGCATGCACAGGTGCTCTACGACGCGGCCGCTGCCAACCTCTGCGCTTAG
- the hisG gene encoding ATP phosphoribosyltransferase, translated as MTDSLRASGSSANTLRVAVPNKGTLSESAAEILSEAGYRRRTDPKDLTVIDPANNVEFFFLRPKDIAIYVGSGQLDFGITGRDLAWESDAPVRERLALGFGSSTFRYAAPAGTPWRVEDLAGRRIATAFPNLVRKDLAARGIEATVIRLDGAVEISVQLGVADAIADVVGSGRTLGLHDLAAFGEPLCDSEAVLIEREDLGEEPDENAAARDQLAARVQGVVFGQQYLMLDYDCPRTVLEEATAVTPGLESPTIAPLADPAWVAVRALVPRRDVNAIMDRIAAIGAKAILASDIRFCRF; from the coding sequence ATGACGGATTCTCTCCGCGCAAGCGGCTCATCGGCGAACACGTTGCGCGTCGCCGTACCCAACAAGGGGACGCTTTCGGAATCGGCCGCCGAGATCCTGTCGGAGGCCGGATACCGGCGACGCACCGACCCCAAGGACCTGACGGTCATCGACCCGGCCAATAACGTCGAGTTCTTCTTCCTGCGGCCCAAGGACATTGCGATCTACGTCGGGTCGGGACAGCTCGACTTCGGCATCACGGGCCGCGATCTGGCGTGGGAATCCGACGCGCCCGTGCGGGAGCGACTCGCCCTGGGCTTCGGGTCGTCCACGTTCCGCTATGCGGCGCCCGCCGGTACACCGTGGCGTGTCGAAGACCTCGCAGGCAGGAGAATCGCGACGGCATTTCCCAACCTGGTGCGAAAAGACCTGGCCGCACGGGGGATTGAGGCGACAGTCATCCGGCTCGACGGTGCGGTGGAGATCTCCGTCCAGCTCGGTGTCGCCGATGCGATCGCCGACGTGGTCGGCTCGGGCCGCACGCTCGGATTGCACGACCTCGCGGCGTTCGGTGAGCCCCTGTGTGATTCGGAGGCTGTGCTCATCGAGCGCGAGGACCTTGGCGAGGAGCCCGACGAGAATGCAGCCGCCCGTGACCAACTGGCCGCGCGCGTTCAGGGTGTGGTGTTCGGACAGCAGTATCTGATGCTCGACTACGACTGTCCGCGCACGGTGCTCGAGGAGGCCACCGCGGTCACGCCTGGACTGGAATCACCCACCATCGCTCCACTGGCGGATCCGGCGTGGGTGGCGGTGCGAGCGCTGGTGCCACGGCGGGACGTCAACGCGATCATGGACAGGATCGCGGCGATCGGCGCCAAGGCGATCCTGGCGTCCGACATCCGGTTCTGCCGCTTCTGA
- a CDS encoding SRPBCC family protein, which yields MTEREGKLTIEGERAVLTFERRLSFPIEAVWAAITDPQHRNQWMGQTTIDPREGGVIEMMPDGPPAPPDHKKMTGRIRVWDPPHVFEHEWLQRVIEDSVVRYELSTDGNGTLLRFTHRGLGVRNAEGFRPGTHAYLDRLDAYLAGDPLPGWAQRYREVAESARGQ from the coding sequence GTGACCGAACGCGAAGGAAAACTCACCATCGAAGGCGAGCGCGCCGTGCTCACATTCGAGCGCCGCCTGTCGTTCCCCATCGAAGCGGTGTGGGCCGCGATCACCGATCCGCAGCACCGCAACCAATGGATGGGCCAGACCACCATCGACCCGCGCGAGGGCGGCGTCATCGAGATGATGCCCGATGGTCCCCCGGCGCCGCCTGACCACAAGAAGATGACCGGCCGCATCCGCGTGTGGGACCCGCCGCACGTGTTCGAACACGAATGGCTCCAACGGGTCATCGAGGACAGCGTGGTGCGTTACGAACTGAGCACCGACGGCAATGGCACGCTGTTGCGGTTCACCCATCGCGGGCTCGGTGTCCGCAACGCCGAGGGGTTCCGCCCCGGCACACATGCCTACCTGGACCGGCTCGATGCCTATCTGGCCGGCGATCCGCTGCCCGGATGGGCGCAGCGCTACCGCGAGGTGGCCGAATCCGCTAGGGGACAATAG
- a CDS encoding thioesterase family protein — protein sequence MIDCYYRRLDADGDFLMFDSTDGTRSNWDPEIQHGSPPLALMTKSIEELAAGSGLRVGRLTLDILGAIPVAQVKVRTWVERPGKRISLMMAEMSAARSGGADRPVARVTVWLLAPGDTADVATDRYPPLVEGEAIPVPHSWVGAKGYLETVTWRRQPEMGETGNVVWLSPLVPLVDSEPTTALQRLAMVVDSANGAGAALDPAQFMFMNTDTVVHLHRLPVGEDFALRARGSIGPDAIGVTTAELFDRQGFVGTSAQTLLVQRR from the coding sequence GTGATCGACTGCTACTACCGTCGGCTTGACGCCGACGGCGACTTTCTGATGTTCGATTCGACCGACGGCACCCGCAGCAACTGGGATCCCGAAATCCAGCATGGCTCACCGCCGCTCGCGTTGATGACCAAATCGATCGAGGAGTTGGCTGCGGGTTCGGGTCTGCGTGTAGGACGGCTGACGCTCGACATCCTCGGGGCAATTCCCGTCGCGCAGGTGAAGGTGCGGACATGGGTCGAACGTCCGGGTAAGCGGATCTCGCTGATGATGGCCGAGATGTCGGCGGCAAGGTCCGGCGGCGCCGACCGGCCGGTCGCGCGGGTCACCGTCTGGCTGCTGGCCCCCGGCGACACCGCCGACGTGGCCACCGATCGCTATCCCCCGCTGGTCGAGGGTGAGGCTATCCCGGTGCCGCACAGCTGGGTTGGCGCGAAGGGCTATCTGGAGACGGTGACCTGGCGGCGTCAACCCGAGATGGGCGAGACCGGCAACGTGGTGTGGCTTAGCCCCCTTGTGCCGCTGGTCGATTCGGAGCCGACGACGGCCCTGCAGCGGCTCGCGATGGTGGTCGACTCCGCCAACGGTGCGGGTGCGGCGCTGGATCCAGCGCAGTTCATGTTCATGAACACCGACACCGTGGTGCACCTGCACCGGCTGCCCGTCGGCGAGGACTTCGCGCTGCGGGCCCGTGGCTCGATCGGTCCCGACGCGATCGGTGTCACGACCGCTGAGTTGTTCGACCGGCAGGGGTTCGTCGGCACCTCCGCACAGACGCTGCTGGTCCAGCGGCGCTGA
- a CDS encoding ArsR/SmtB family transcription factor, producing MDVFEAVAEPSRRALLDALIEGERTAGDLVATLPGLTQPTVSRHLRVLREVGLVEVRPDAQRRIYALRADGLVAIDDWIDRYRRYWADHLDALERHLQATHREDQ from the coding sequence ATGGACGTCTTCGAGGCCGTCGCCGAACCGAGCCGCAGAGCACTGCTGGACGCACTGATCGAGGGTGAGCGCACCGCGGGTGACCTGGTGGCGACTCTGCCGGGGCTGACCCAGCCCACGGTGTCACGGCATCTGCGGGTCCTGCGCGAAGTCGGCCTCGTCGAAGTCCGCCCCGACGCGCAACGCCGCATCTATGCGCTGCGTGCCGACGGACTGGTCGCGATCGACGACTGGATCGACCGCTATCGCCGCTACTGGGCCGATCACCTCGACGCCCTGGAACGGCATCTGCAAGCGACTCATCGGGAGGACCAGTGA
- a CDS encoding flavodoxin family protein yields MKHNGSDIAAPILAIAYHSGFGHTATLAQAVAAGASEAGADVALIAVDQMSDTDWDTLDAADGVLFGSATYMGNVSAAFQSFAEQTGRRCVDGTWRDKVAAGFTNSGGKSGDKLNTLVSLSVFAAQHHMHWVNLGLGPGWNSSVASEGDLNRLGFFLGAGAATDVDANAEDVHPSDVRTCRHLGWRVAHVTRQLNVGRAASPAAANPGASSAPAH; encoded by the coding sequence ATGAAACACAACGGTTCTGACATCGCCGCGCCGATATTGGCGATCGCATACCACTCTGGGTTCGGGCACACCGCCACGCTCGCCCAAGCGGTGGCCGCCGGCGCATCGGAGGCCGGCGCGGACGTCGCCCTGATCGCCGTCGACCAGATGAGCGATACGGATTGGGACACGCTCGATGCCGCCGACGGCGTCCTGTTCGGCTCCGCGACCTATATGGGCAACGTGTCGGCGGCCTTTCAGTCGTTCGCCGAACAGACCGGACGCCGCTGCGTCGACGGCACCTGGCGAGACAAGGTCGCGGCCGGTTTCACCAACTCTGGCGGCAAGAGCGGCGACAAACTGAACACCTTGGTGTCGCTGTCCGTGTTCGCCGCGCAGCACCATATGCATTGGGTAAACCTGGGTTTGGGCCCGGGCTGGAACAGTTCGGTCGCCAGCGAAGGAGACCTCAACCGCCTGGGGTTCTTTCTCGGCGCGGGCGCTGCGACCGATGTCGATGCGAACGCCGAGGACGTCCATCCCTCGGATGTACGTACGTGTCGCCATCTCGGGTGGCGGGTCGCACACGTCACGCGGCAGCTCAACGTCGGTCGGGCCGCTAGTCCAGCGGCTGCAAATCCTGGAGCATCGTCGGCACCAGCTCACTGA
- a CDS encoding RecB family exonuclease, whose protein sequence is MTAEQEPTAFRRPALSPSRAADFKQCPLLYRFRAIDRLPEPSSAAQVRGSVVHAALEQLYALPAAQRVPDTAMTLVDPAWERLVAEQPELADDFEPGLRAELLAEARALLSGYYRLEDPTGFDPQSCEQRVEVELEDGTLLRGFVDRIDVAPTGELRVVDYKTGKAPPEARALAEFKAMFQMKFYAVALLRSRGVLPARLRLLYLADGQILDYTPDLDELLRFEKTLMAIWRAIQSAGATGDFRPHPSRMCDWCAHHAHCPVFGGTPPPYPGWPKAPDEGDDETVVHTEESAA, encoded by the coding sequence ATGACAGCCGAGCAGGAGCCGACCGCCTTTCGGCGTCCTGCGCTGTCGCCGTCGCGGGCCGCGGACTTCAAGCAGTGCCCGTTGCTCTATCGATTCCGCGCCATCGACCGGCTGCCCGAGCCATCCTCGGCGGCGCAGGTGCGTGGTTCGGTGGTACACGCCGCCTTAGAACAGCTCTACGCGTTACCCGCCGCCCAGCGCGTCCCCGATACCGCGATGACGCTCGTCGACCCGGCCTGGGAGCGCCTGGTGGCCGAACAGCCCGAACTCGCCGACGACTTCGAGCCCGGGCTGCGGGCCGAACTCCTCGCTGAGGCGCGCGCACTGCTGTCCGGCTACTACCGCCTCGAAGATCCGACCGGGTTCGATCCGCAGAGCTGCGAGCAGCGCGTCGAAGTCGAACTCGAGGACGGCACCCTGCTGCGCGGCTTCGTCGACCGCATCGATGTCGCGCCCACAGGCGAGCTGAGGGTCGTCGACTACAAGACCGGCAAGGCTCCGCCCGAGGCTCGGGCCCTTGCCGAATTCAAGGCCATGTTCCAGATGAAGTTCTATGCCGTGGCGCTGCTGCGCTCCCGTGGCGTGCTGCCCGCGCGGCTGCGGCTGCTCTACCTGGCCGACGGCCAGATCCTGGACTACACGCCCGACCTCGACGAACTGCTGCGCTTCGAGAAGACGTTGATGGCCATCTGGCGGGCTATCCAATCTGCCGGTGCCACAGGTGATTTCCGTCCGCATCCGTCGCGGATGTGTGACTGGTGCGCTCACCACGCGCACTGCCCCGTATTCGGCGGCACCCCACCGCCGTACCCCGGGTGGCCCAAGGCCCCCGACGAAGGTGATGATGAAACGGTGGTGCACACCGAGGAGTCGGCTGCGTGA
- a CDS encoding FAD-containing oxidoreductase: MAEKFDAIIVGAGQAGPPLAGRLTEAGQTVAVIERKLVGGTCVNSGCIPTKTLVASAYAAHLARRGAEYGIGTGDISVEMSAVKARKDKIVVGDREGLESWLAGMKGATFIRGHARFAGPHTIRVDDRVLEADRIFLNVGGRAVAPDMPGLSDIDYMTNVGILELDEVPGHLVVIGGSYIALEFAQMYRRFGARVTVIEKGPRLTSREDEDVSATIKEILEAEGIDVVVDASDIRFTKLDNGFEVVPRKGADPIAGTHLLMAVGRLPNTDDLGLEAAGVETDRRGYIVVDDRLRTNVEHIWAMGDCNGRGAFTHTSYNDFEIVAANLLDDDPRRVSDRVTTYALYIDPPLGRAGMTVDEVRKSGRKALVGKRPMTRVGRAVEKGETLGFMKVVVDAETELILGAAIFGVGGDEVIHSILDIMTAKRPYTAISRTMHIHPTVSELVPTMLQDLQPLD, translated from the coding sequence ATGGCAGAGAAGTTCGACGCCATCATCGTCGGCGCCGGCCAGGCGGGACCGCCGCTGGCAGGCCGCCTCACCGAGGCCGGCCAGACGGTGGCGGTGATCGAGCGCAAGCTCGTCGGCGGTACCTGCGTCAATTCCGGCTGTATTCCGACCAAGACACTGGTCGCCAGCGCCTACGCCGCCCACCTCGCTCGCCGCGGCGCCGAATACGGTATCGGCACAGGCGATATCAGCGTCGAGATGTCCGCTGTCAAGGCGCGCAAGGACAAGATCGTGGTCGGTGACCGCGAAGGTCTGGAGTCCTGGCTCGCCGGCATGAAAGGCGCCACGTTCATCCGCGGCCACGCGCGTTTCGCGGGTCCGCACACCATTCGGGTGGACGACCGGGTACTCGAGGCGGACAGAATCTTCCTCAACGTGGGCGGCCGTGCGGTGGCACCGGATATGCCCGGGCTCTCCGACATCGACTACATGACGAACGTCGGAATCCTCGAACTCGACGAAGTGCCAGGGCATCTGGTCGTCATCGGCGGCAGCTACATCGCCCTGGAATTCGCGCAGATGTACCGTCGCTTCGGTGCCCGCGTGACGGTGATCGAGAAGGGTCCGCGCCTCACCTCCCGCGAGGACGAGGACGTCTCGGCGACCATCAAGGAGATCCTGGAGGCCGAGGGCATCGACGTGGTCGTTGACGCCAGCGATATTCGGTTCACCAAGCTCGACAACGGTTTCGAGGTTGTGCCGCGCAAGGGCGCAGACCCCATCGCGGGGACCCATCTGCTGATGGCGGTCGGGCGACTGCCCAACACCGATGACCTCGGACTCGAGGCCGCGGGCGTCGAAACCGACCGCCGCGGTTACATCGTGGTCGACGACCGGCTGCGCACCAATGTCGAGCACATCTGGGCGATGGGGGATTGCAACGGGCGCGGTGCCTTCACCCACACGTCGTACAACGACTTCGAGATCGTCGCGGCCAACCTGCTCGACGACGACCCGCGTCGCGTCAGCGATCGGGTGACGACCTACGCGCTCTACATCGATCCGCCGCTGGGTCGCGCGGGTATGACGGTCGACGAGGTCCGCAAGTCGGGACGAAAAGCGTTGGTGGGTAAGCGGCCCATGACTCGGGTCGGGCGGGCCGTCGAAAAGGGCGAGACGCTGGGGTTCATGAAGGTCGTCGTCGACGCCGAGACCGAGCTGATCCTCGGCGCCGCGATTTTCGGGGTCGGCGGTGACGAAGTCATCCACTCGATCCTCGACATCATGACGGCGAAGAGGCCTTACACGGCGATCTCACGCACCATGCACATCCACCCCACTGTCAGTGAGCTGGTGCCGACGATGCTCCAGGATTTGCAGCCGCTGGACTAG
- the arc gene encoding proteasome ATPase, with amino-acid sequence MSESERSEGFGTPHESGMSSEEAAELEELRREAALLREQLESAVGPQSGLRSARDVHQLEARIDSLAARNAKLMETLKEARQQLLALREEVDRLGQPPSGYGVLLAVQDDETVDVFTSGRKMRLTCSPNIDTKTLKQGQTVRLNEALTVVEAHHFEAVGEISTLREILSDGHRALVVGHADEERIVWLAEPLVAAEFLPEDPEAIDDDNDERPRKLRPGDSLLVDTKAGYAFERIPKAEVEDLVLEEVPDVSYNDIGGLGRQIEQIRDAVELPFLHKELYREYSLRPPKGVLLYGPPGCGKTLIAKAVANSLAKKMAEVRGDDAREAKSYFLNIKGPELLNKFVGETERHIRLIFQRAREKASEGTPVIVFFDEMDSIFRTRGTGVSSDVETTVVPQLLSEIDGVEGLENVIVIGASNREDMIDPAILRPGRLDVKIKIERPDAEAAQDIFSKYLVEALPVHAEDLAEFGGDRSACLKAMIEKVVDRMYAEIDDNRFLEVTYANGDKEVMYFKDFNSGAMIQNVVDRAKKNAIKAVLETGQPGLRIQHLLDSIVDEFAENEDLPNTTNPDDWARISGKKGERIVYIRTLVTGKSSSASRAIDTESNLGQYL; translated from the coding sequence ATGAGCGAGTCCGAGCGTTCTGAAGGATTTGGAACACCCCACGAGTCAGGCATGTCCAGCGAAGAGGCCGCCGAACTCGAAGAACTGCGCCGCGAGGCTGCCCTTTTACGTGAGCAGCTCGAGAGTGCGGTAGGACCCCAGAGTGGTCTGCGTAGCGCCCGCGACGTACACCAACTCGAGGCCCGGATCGACTCGCTCGCGGCACGCAACGCCAAACTGATGGAAACTCTCAAGGAAGCGCGGCAGCAGTTGCTGGCCTTGCGTGAGGAGGTCGACCGACTGGGTCAGCCGCCGAGCGGCTACGGCGTACTGCTGGCGGTCCAGGACGACGAGACCGTCGATGTGTTCACCTCCGGCCGCAAGATGCGGCTGACGTGCTCGCCGAACATTGACACCAAGACCCTGAAACAGGGCCAGACCGTCCGCCTCAACGAGGCGTTGACGGTGGTCGAGGCGCACCACTTCGAAGCAGTCGGCGAGATCAGCACGCTTCGCGAGATCCTCTCCGACGGGCACCGCGCGCTGGTGGTCGGCCACGCCGACGAGGAACGCATCGTCTGGCTCGCCGAGCCCCTGGTAGCCGCCGAGTTCCTGCCAGAGGATCCCGAAGCGATCGATGACGATAACGACGAGCGTCCGCGCAAGCTGCGTCCGGGTGACTCACTGCTGGTCGACACCAAGGCAGGGTATGCGTTCGAGCGCATCCCGAAGGCTGAAGTCGAAGACCTGGTCCTCGAAGAGGTCCCCGATGTGAGCTACAACGACATCGGCGGCTTGGGCCGGCAGATCGAACAGATTCGCGACGCTGTCGAGCTGCCGTTCCTGCACAAGGAGCTCTACCGGGAGTATTCGCTGCGGCCGCCCAAGGGCGTGCTGCTCTACGGCCCGCCCGGCTGCGGCAAGACGTTGATCGCCAAGGCGGTCGCCAACTCGCTGGCCAAGAAGATGGCCGAGGTTCGTGGCGATGATGCCCGCGAGGCGAAGTCGTACTTCCTCAACATCAAAGGTCCCGAACTGCTGAACAAGTTCGTCGGCGAAACCGAGCGCCACATTCGGCTGATCTTCCAGCGCGCCAGGGAGAAGGCTTCCGAGGGCACTCCGGTGATCGTGTTTTTCGACGAGATGGACTCGATCTTCCGTACCCGCGGCACGGGCGTCAGCTCGGACGTGGAGACGACTGTTGTTCCGCAGCTGCTGTCGGAGATCGACGGCGTCGAGGGACTGGAGAACGTGATCGTCATCGGTGCCTCCAACCGCGAGGACATGATCGACCCGGCGATCCTGCGACCCGGCCGTCTGGACGTCAAGATCAAGATCGAACGGCCGGATGCCGAAGCGGCACAGGACATCTTCTCCAAGTACCTGGTCGAGGCACTTCCCGTGCACGCCGAGGATCTCGCCGAGTTCGGCGGCGACCGCTCGGCGTGCCTCAAGGCGATGATCGAAAAGGTCGTCGACCGGATGTACGCCGAGATCGACGACAACCGGTTCTTAGAAGTCACCTACGCCAACGGCGATAAGGAAGTCATGTACTTCAAGGACTTCAACTCCGGCGCCATGATCCAGAACGTCGTCGACCGCGCGAAGAAGAACGCGATCAAAGCGGTGCTGGAGACGGGGCAGCCTGGTCTCCGTATCCAGCACCTGCTCGACTCGATCGTCGACGAGTTCGCCGAGAACGAAGACCTGCCCAACACCACCAATCCCGATGACTGGGCTCGGATTTCGGGCAAGAAGGGCGAGCGGATCGTCTACATCCGCACGCTGGTCACGGGCAAGTCGTCGAGCGCTTCACGCGCGATCGATACCGAGTCGAATCTGGGCCAGTACCTCTAG